GTACCGTTTTACACATTCCAACTCCCCCAAAAGTCCGACTTTTCCTTCATGCCGATAAGGGgctacatttactactttaacgCCAAAAAACAAATATAGGCCTTAGAAAAAAGACtggaaaattatttttttataaatgacgGAGACGAAAACGGAAAAGAATTCTGTTCATTAACTCGTTCCTACTTCAATCAGTTCCAAGCATACGTGTActctaaaaattgaaaattcacAGCCCTCAACCTACCTTTCAGCCCTCTATCTACCTTTCAGCATCAGTAATAAGTTAATAACTAATAAGACCACAAACCGTGAAGTGTATCAACTTCATTGGGATCCAAGGCTTGGATTTCCCAGGTATAAAATAGCCCCGCCTCTCCCAATTTTAATAGTTGTTTACAAAGGCATTCTCGAAGGCTAGAGACAGTCAAAGTCTCATGTTTTGACACAAGTGTGTGATTACATAGTTATCCGCGCAACTTTTTCTGCGTGTTGATGTCATGTCAACAAAATCTCTGTCTGTTGGTCAGTTTTTCTAGTGTCTTGTCGTTGTGACTTGAAATTTCCAAAGCGTAAGGGAAAGGAAATCAAAGAGCTAGCAAGAGAGAGATGCAACTCGGGagacttaattatatatatggaTGTGTATAGTTAAAGCTTCTTCAATATCCAGTCCTTCTCAATCTGAGGTGATGGCAAACTTATCAGTGAAGAAAGTTGAGGTCTGCAGGGTGGCACCAAAACCAGGTTCACCAGAGAACCAGTCACTTCCTCTAACATTCTTCGACTTATTGTGGCTCCGTTTTCAACCCGTAGAACGCCTCTTCTTTTACCAAACCTCTTCCACCGATTCCGTACTTTCCAAACTCAAAACCTCCCTATCTCTCACTCTCCAACACTTCCTACCTCTCGCCGGAAACCTCACCTGGCCCCAAGACTCCCTCAAACCCGTTCTAAGCTACGTTCAAGGCGACGCCGTTTCACTCACCGTAGCTGAGTCCGATGTAGATTTCGACCACCTCATTAACAGTATCTTTCTTCCAGCCCAAGATTTCAGTCCTCTTGTTCCTCAGTTGGATGTGACTGATGAGCGAGCCGCCGCGATGGCATTGCAAATCACTGTCTATCCCAACCACGGATTCTCCATCGGAACGACCACGCACCACGCAATCCTTGACGGCAAAACTTGGACCTCGTTTGTCAAAGCATGGGCTCATATATGCAAATATGAAGAAGCACAAGCTCTGCCTTCGTCTTTGGTACCCTTCTACGACAGAAGGGTCGTCAAGGACCCATCCGGGCTCGGAGAACTCTACTCAAGACAACACCAAAACAAGGACGGCCGGACCGACAACAGAAGCTTAAGCATTGCCTCCATCAGTAAAGATCGCAAGGCCCCAGATCGAGAAGACTCGATTCGTGGCACATTCGAGTTCACTCGCGCATTTATACAAACCCTTAGAGCGCATGTCACATCTAAAATGGCTTCTGATTCATCGCTCCATTTGTCAACTTTTTCTCTAGTCTCTGCCTACACATGGGTTTGTATGGTGAAGGCCGAAGAAATCAAAGGGGAGAAGACGGCTCTCATCATCGGGGCGGACTCCAGGTCCCGGTTGGACCCTCCAATACCTGCAACGTATTTTGGTAACTGCATAGTGGGTCGTGTAGCTGTTGCGGAAACAAAAGGGCTATTGGGTGAAGATGGACTGGTTGTAGCTGTGAGTGCAATTACAGAAGCTGTAAGAAGCTTGGAGAAAGGGCTTTTGGATGGGGCAGAGAATTGGGTTTCGAAATTTCTGGATTTTTCGCTGTATGGTAGGACATATTCGATTGCAGGGTCACATAGGTTTGAGGTTTATGATACCGACTTTGGATGGCGAAGGCCGAAAAGGGTTGAGGTCATCTCCATTGATAAGACGGGAGCCATTTCTCTTTCGGATAGTAAGAATGGTGGTGGAGGTGTTGAGGTTGGATTGGTTTTGAAGAAACAGTATGCTGAGGCTTTTGATGCTCTGTTTGCTAGCCTAGTACTGCATTAGGATTGAGATTCTGGACCAAGAAAACAAGGATTTGTCAATCACTATTATTCTTGGTTTTGTGTGCTTTCtggtaattattattattattttttagaattGAATGTACCCAATAGAATTATTGATATGAATAAATAGTGATCTTCAGAATGTTTAAGAATCTAAGATAATATGTTAGTATTGAATCTAAATGTCGAAACATAATGGTTGTTTGATGCATCATCAGAGCAATAATAGAAGGTCGTGTTTTCTCCCGATCACTTGCGCCGAGTAATAGATAGAGGCAGAGACTCCTTTCTTCCCCTGTGTAAAAATTGGTCGGTTCTAACTTGATATACTTTGTACAGATCCTGTGTAGTTGGTAGGTCAATTTTTAAGCCTGACCTGGTCCCCAAGGTGACCTTGAATATGGCTTGGAATACTGTAGAGACTTTTACCAATTATTATTGAATGTTTGgaaagatttatttatttattgtttaaGTACAACTATAAAAtgaaacacagagagagagagagagtaatccaAAGAGAGAATGGAGTTttcaagtgtgtttattcatctcattcaaggaggtatttataggaatacatTTGAGATGTGAGATGCTTAAAGAATGAAATACAACTTGGATGACAGCTCCATTTCTAGCTTTCTCATGTGCCATTGTGGCTGTGATGATAGAGATAACCATGCTTGTTcccctttggcataaagcttatCATACAAGTCACTTATTCCTATCTTTACACTTAAGCATCCCTCTTTATACATGAGATAGacatataaacatatatatactacaacactcccccttggatatttcatgtcaatagtattgtctaggccgtgcgcttcgaaattgcctcgttaaaaaccttgccaagtaataaaaccctgtgggaaaaaacaaccttggtcgaaggagaaaaagagcacaatgcgCATCGAGTGTGGAGTATGTGtatggatactccccctgatttagactccccctggagatcatgggagttcggataaccttctcaatccgatactcttaacatgtttctcgaaaggggattttggtaacgacttagtaaataagtccgctacattttcctctgatcggatttgatttacttcaatttttagaagtgtttgttgttgctgattgtagaaaaattttggcgatatatgcttggtattgtcccccttgatgaaacctaatttcatttgctcaatacaagctgcattatcttcgtaaatgcatgtaggttcttctgtggtagacttcaaaccacaggttcctcgaatgtgtctatttatagaccttagccatatgcattcacgcacagcttcatgtagagcaataatctctgcatgatttgaggaagtagcaacaagggtctgttttgtggatctccaagatatcgcggtgcttcccatggtaaagacataacctgtttgggaacgacctttgtgagggtcagagagataccctgcattagcaaaacccatcaaaacatcattatcattttgatggaggggagggaAGGTGGCTTTTTGCCTTGTGGGATCTAGTCCCATAattccttctttccttttctccctgtagggataaaacaagcccatatcaatcgtaccttttaagtatcgaaagattgtctttataccaatccaatggcggcgtgttggcgaggaactatgtcgagccaacaagttcactgcgaatgagatatccgatcttgtgcattgagctaagtacaataatgcacctattgcacttagatatggcacttcagcctctaataagccttcgtcctcatcctttggacgaaatggatcttttctgggctcaagactacggttgatcatgggagtactcacaggctttgctttatcttcattaaagcgccttagtaatttttgagtatatgctgactgatggatcataatcccatcactacggtgctcgagttctattccgagacaaaaccgtgttttcccaagatctttcatctcaaattcggatttcaaatatttagcagtttcttttaactcatttagagttccaattagattcatgtcatcgacataaactgctataattgcaaatccggaacttgtctttttaatgaacacgcatgggcatatttcattgttaatatatctcttcccaatcaagtagtcacttagacggttataccacatccgtccggattgtttcaatccatatagtgagcgtttcaatcttattgaaaacgcgctccgtggtttagagccatttgatttaggtaattgaagtccttctggaaccttcatatatatctctgaatctagatccccatagagatatgctgtaaccacatccataagttgcatgtcaagtttttcggaaactaccaaactgacaaggtagcgaaacgttataacgtccattacgggagaatatgtctcctcgtagtcgattccagggcgttgtgagaaaccttgcgccacaaggcgggctttgtatctaacaacctcatttttctcattacgctttctaacaaagacccatttatggccaacaggttttatatttggtggtgtcagcgttataggcccaaatacctgtctctttgttagtgaatccaattcagtctggatcgcatctttccatttagaccaatctgctcttcgttgacattcttcaacggagcgaggttcgatatcatcgtattctataatttcttttgcaatatgatatgcaaaagtatcattaatagtcatagaatttctatccatcatcacatgtatactagtgtaattcatggagatctctctattctctggaattggttctgttattggagcgtcctccaatgatgtctctttgacataaccataatccggaatattttcatgagatggattaattgtatcgatgattaatggattattttgtgctaaactcgctttctttcttgggcgagaatccatcgaacctatgggcctcccgcacttcctggcgggagccgtgggtcTAGCCACTACGTCACCCATATAGGGGACGTTGGTGCCATTCTCATGTACTCTTGAGATggcatcatgtcctctagtgttagggacatcaatccttgcaggcacatttgcagcaggtatatgtgatcttgtcactttagcgatatcagaaaacgcatcaggcattgattctgctacgttctgaagatcgagaattctccgcacttctatttcagattgtgctgtttggggatcaagatgagacagagtggggacaaactacgacaattcctgtcttttctgttgaacattaccattcatgtctccccctaatgacgggaagactgtctcatcaaagtgacaatccgcaaatcttgcggtaaatagatcgcctgtcaagggttctatatagAGGATAATGGTGGGAGAGTCATACCCAGTATAAagacctaatcgtctttgaggacccattttggtgcgctgtggcggcgcaatcggcacatagactgcacacccgaatatgcgtaagtgtgagacatcgggCTCATACCCAGTTACCATCTGGGaggcagaaaatggttgggtggcagtgggtctaagacgaataagcacagctgcgtgcaatattgcatatccccaagcagaaatagggagattggtgcgcataaccaatgctcgagcaaccatttgaagtcttttaatggcaacttctgcgagaccattttgggtgtgtacatgaggtacagggtgttcaacctcaatcccaatgcacatgcaataatcatcaaaagtttttgatgtaaacttttcagcattgtcaagacgaattgacttaataggatgatcagggtggtgagcccttaatttaatgatttgtgctaggagtttagcaaatgcagcatttctcgtggataatagcatgacatgcgaccagcgtgtcgatgcatcaaccaacaccataaaatatctaaatggtccgcaagttggttgaataggtccacaaatatcaccttgtattctttgcaagaatggtatattttctttagtgtcctttgcataggacggtctcgatcctacctttgctaaagagcaagccttGCAAAACGAATGATATGAAGTAGTTCTTTCGACCaatctttggttcgtacttcttttcgttttgaagaatggatgtccgtgtgaagtttttaatatacggagcatcatatctcgACCTGGGTGACCTAAACGGTAGTGCCAaagtctatatgtgtcagaatcccataaattttcattcataacatggttggattcaattactctgatagtggttgcatataatCCATTAGAGCggcacataagtttctctaatactcgtttatttccgtagttattagagataatgcaaaggaactcttgtccattctcacaatgtgtttccacatgaaaattattggctcttatatctttaaaactcaatagggttcttccagccctaggagcgtatAGAGCTTCAGTGATATTAATAttcgtgccatttggcaacaagaattgagctggtcctcgaccatgaatcaattgtgatgatcctgccatcgtagttattgaagatcgactaggcgtcatccataagaataattgcctatgtcataatatagtatgtgtggtgccactatcaagaaggcattccatttctccggaaaacatactgaaaaagaataaagttcggaatattaacacatgtccatgacattgaatgcgatactttattaataagggaaataaccaatgattacatcaaggtttcccaaagtctattccaaaatacaatcaaacatatacaaattgtaattgctcaatccgtttggtaattccaatgaaatatgaccaggaaagtagagagatgttggtggagcgaggctcgcttaaataccttgatctcaattactttcctagacatcatacttcattgggtaCGCCACATGAGAGAGAGTCAATACAATTTGATTAAGGCACGTTTGCCATTATTGGGAAAtagaaaagactattttaatcaaagtctgctgcatcctcgTGCACTTGTTTAGCTTTGAAGTcttctatggtgagat
This portion of the Rosa chinensis cultivar Old Blush chromosome 1, RchiOBHm-V2, whole genome shotgun sequence genome encodes:
- the LOC112182811 gene encoding phenolic glucoside malonyltransferase 2, yielding MCIVKASSISSPSQSEVMANLSVKKVEVCRVAPKPGSPENQSLPLTFFDLLWLRFQPVERLFFYQTSSTDSVLSKLKTSLSLTLQHFLPLAGNLTWPQDSLKPVLSYVQGDAVSLTVAESDVDFDHLINSIFLPAQDFSPLVPQLDVTDERAAAMALQITVYPNHGFSIGTTTHHAILDGKTWTSFVKAWAHICKYEEAQALPSSLVPFYDRRVVKDPSGLGELYSRQHQNKDGRTDNRSLSIASISKDRKAPDREDSIRGTFEFTRAFIQTLRAHVTSKMASDSSLHLSTFSLVSAYTWVCMVKAEEIKGEKTALIIGADSRSRLDPPIPATYFGNCIVGRVAVAETKGLLGEDGLVVAVSAITEAVRSLEKGLLDGAENWVSKFLDFSLYGRTYSIAGSHRFEVYDTDFGWRRPKRVEVISIDKTGAISLSDSKNGGGGVEVGLVLKKQYAEAFDALFASLVLH